One window from the genome of Deinococcus sp. NW-56 encodes:
- the tsaE gene encoding tRNA (adenosine(37)-N6)-threonylcarbamoyltransferase complex ATPase subunit type 1 TsaE has protein sequence MTDLPLSSGESRLLRGTAEQRALGAALAHALPPGSLLFLEGELGAGKTTLTGGLVGAYGFSEGVTSPTYALMHAYPTPAGRVLHVDAYRVRDVAELYEMDLEDLVAGSRLSVVEWGEGLYADYPAAPVLRLEHVEGEAEVRRVTRVR, from the coding sequence ATGACTGATCTGCCCCTCTCATCCGGCGAATCGCGGCTCCTGCGGGGCACGGCCGAGCAGCGGGCGCTGGGGGCCGCCCTCGCCCACGCGCTGCCGCCCGGCTCGCTTCTCTTTCTGGAGGGCGAGCTGGGGGCAGGCAAGACCACGCTCACGGGGGGGCTGGTGGGGGCCTACGGCTTCTCGGAGGGCGTCACCAGCCCCACCTACGCCCTGATGCACGCCTATCCCACCCCGGCTGGGCGCGTCCTGCACGTGGACGCCTACCGGGTGCGGGACGTGGCCGAGCTGTACGAGATGGACCTCGAAGACCTCGTCGCGGGCAGCCGCCTCAGCGTGGTCGAGTGGGGCGAGGGGCTGTACGCGGATTATCCGGCGGCCCCCGTGCTGCGGCTGGAGCATGTGGAGGGCGAGGCGGAGGTTCGGCGGGTGACGCGGGTGCGGTG